The region TCATTGAAGGCGTACTTGGTGTCGAGCCGGTGACCAAGGATAATGTGAGCGACCTGGAACGCCAGCAGGGCATTGAGATTGCCCATCTGCTGCGCGCCATCCTGGGTCACAACGCCAGTGGTGTCGATCAGGCCCTTGGAGAGAATGATGGTGTTGCCGATGGCCAGCGACTCCAGCGGCTGAGTGAGCAGTGTGCGAACACGGATGGGCCGCGAGAGCGTGATGTTGTTATAGGCAAGAATATTGTTGGCCAGGTCGGCAAGCGTCTTGTCGAAGTCGCTTGGCGCGTCGAGCAGACCGGCCTGATAGAGACGATCGACGACGTTGTCCTCTGCCTGTTGCACCCATGCGCGCTGAGCACCCAGAGGGCTGACGTCCTGGGCGTCGTTGCTGACGTCAGTGGCACCAACGACATCGAGCGACGTGTTCGACGACTCCTGGGTGGGAACCTTCAGCGAGTAGCCCCAGATATGGTTGATCGCCTTGAACTTCAGCGTGTGCGAGGGGCTGTTTGAGTCGCTCTCTTCAACATAGGCGGAGGTGGGCATCCAGAGATTCGGTTGCACGTTGGTGCGCCAGCTGTCGAAGTGATAGAACTCGCGGTAGCCCTTCTCGGTGCCGGCGAAGTCTCCATTGAACCGCACCACGTTGCCATCGCCGGTCTCGATCCAGATGCGGCCAAAGAAGCGGCCTAGGGACTTCGTTCCCGGCATTGGGGCTACGTCGAAGACAGCGGTCGGGGTGTTCCCGAGGAACTCATTGCGGACGAAGCCGAAGATGTAGTGCTGCCGGTCAAAGTTGTTTGAGTCGATCAGCAGCATTTGAACGAAGCCGGTCTGATTGAAGTTCAGGTGCAGGTTCGCGCCGATATTCGTGATGTAGGAGCCGGAATGTTTGAAGAAGCCGAGCGGCCCGCTGGAGGTGGACCTTTTTTCATAGTTCTCGTTGCCAATGACGTTATTAAAGTCAACCCGTCCGAGGAAGTGCTGATCGGACTCCGGCACCTGGCCCATGACCTGGTCTGGCTTCATGTTCTGAAGATAGGTCTCGACGAGGGGAGCTCGCTGCTTGAGGGTCGCAATGACTACCTTTTCACGGGCGATCGCTTTGTCGATCAGAGCGTTCTCTGTCGGCGTAAGCTTGCGGGAAGACACAACGCTTGTGTCCTGCTTGTTTTTTCCAAAGTGCGGGAAGCCTGCTGCACCGGCAGGGAGGGTGGTTGCGACAAAGAGTGCCAGCAGCACACCGGCGGTTGAATGTTTCCCGTAAATCATCGTTTGCGGCTCCTGCGGCGACCTTACGGTCAGCCTTCGTAAATTGGTCTTCATACTAGTTAGTCAGACTACGTTGCAACAAATAGGTTTAACCGGCAAGCTGGAAGGCAACATTGACGACGCCCTCCCAATCCACTGGCCGGCCGGATGCATCGGTGGCTGGAGAAAAGCGGGTGCCTTCTACAGCGCGGACCGCTGATTGGCCCAGTCCATACCCGAGATCACGGGTAACGCCCAGCACCTGTACGGCTCCCGAAGCAGAGACGCGAAGGCGAACCGAGACGGTGCCCTCGATGTGCTCCTTGATCGCCTCAGCGGTGTACTGCGGGCGAGGCTTATACAACACCTTCGGCGCAGATCCGGAGCGAGCATAGGTGGGAGTAGAGGATGGTCCAGCAGGAGGCGGAGCAACTCGGCCAAGATTGACCGGGGTGCCTGCTTCACGGCTGCGTGAGTTCATGGGGCCGTTGCTACCGGCGACGCCGAGACGGACGCCACGGACGGCACGGGCTGCATTGTCGCGCCCGTTCATATCCTGGCTGCCGGGGGAGCCGGAGCCGAGCGTGACGGCTCTAGCAACCGGACCCGCTCCCGAGTTAGACGCGGGCATACCGGGTATGCCTCTCTGCCCAAGATTGACCGAGCTGACGGCAGGCCGATTGGAGGGGGCAATCGGGTTGTCAGGCCGCCCTAAAGCTACCGGTGAGGGGTGGGGAGAGTTGTTCACGACCGCGGCCGCCTGAGCTCGGCCTAGGTGGACGACCTTAGGCGCGGGTGGCGGCTGAATGCGCTTGGGAGGTGCAGGAACCACGACCGGGGCAGGATGCGTCATCCGAACCACGGGGATCTTTGGTTCAGGCTCCTTGACCTCAGGCATCTTGATCTTGGGGGGCTGAGGCTTCACCACAGGAGGCTTCGGCATCGGCGGCGTCTGGATGATCTTTGGGGGAGGCGGCGGCTTGAGCGGCAGCGGCTCGATCAGCGTGACGACCTTTTTTTCGGGAGGAGCAATCGTATTGTGAACTGCGGCGCCGATGATAATGATGATGATTGCAATGACGACGTTAATCGCAATCGAACTGAAGAGCGAACCTCTGCTCTGGGTGCCGTCATTCAGGATGCCAAAATGTTTGAACTGGATACTCTGCGGTGCTGGGTCGTCGCTGCGAAGCGGCTTTACCATAAAAATCCTTCGAAATGCCCCATAATCGAGACGGAGGATGAACCGATCCCGGCGACACAACCAGAACCGAGGAAAACGGGAGGAAAAAGCTCCGCACATTGCTGACGGAGGACCGTCGAGTGATCGAACTTTGCCGACCTGCTCGATAAAACTTTTATTGCTTTGGAGATAGTTGCCTATCGCCGTTTAGTTTTCTATATAGACAGACGAGAAAAGAAGAAGAAAAGGTTGTAGCAGGCGCCGTGCTTTGGGGAGTAACTTCTGTTTCTTTTGCCGGCACTCTGCTGGTTTCTTACTGCAAGTATAGTGCCGGAACGCTATGTGATTGACACTGGTACTTTTGTGGTATCCAGATAGAGAATAAATTGCAGGGTTAATGGGAGATTTTTTCATGAAGATTTTGGTAACTGGCGGAGCGGGATACATCGGCGGCACGGTAACGCGTCTGTTGTTGGCAAAGGGACACTCGGTGACCGTGTTCGATAACCTTTGCCACAGCAAGAGATCCGCAGTAGCGGAGGGGGCGGAGTTTATTCTTGGCGACCTGGCGGACCGTCCATTGGTGGAAAAAACGCTGAGCGAGGGCCGTTTTGACGGCGTCATGCACTTTGCTGCCCTGATTGAGGCAGGCGAGAGCATGAAGAAGCCGGAGATCTACTTCCGCAATAACACGGCCTCGACGCTCACTCTGTTGGAGTCGATGCTGGCGACCGGGCACGACAAACTGGTCTTCAGCTCTACGGCAGCGTGCTATGGAGAGCCCGAGTCGACGCCAATCCTCGAAGACGCAAAACTGCAGCCGACCAATGCCTATGGAGAGAGCAAACTCCTTGTAGAACATATGCTTAGGTGGATGAACCTTATTCATGGGTTTAGGTATGCCAGCCTGCGCTACTTCAACGTCGCCGGGGCTATCGAGGGCTATGGAGAGGCGCATGAGCCGGAGTCGCACTTGATTCCGCTGATTCTGGATGTGGCTCTGGGGCGGCGGGAGAACATCAAGATATTTGGCCGGGATTATCCGACCAAGGATGGCACCTGCGTTCGCGACTATATTCACGTGCGCGATCTGGCTGAAGCGCATCTGCTTGCATTGCAAGCGCTTAGTCACGAGAGCCGACTAATCTACAACATCGGCAACGGGCAGGGCTTTACCGTACTCGAGGTGATCGAATCGGTGCGGCGTGTGACTGGGAAGCAGATTACGGTCGAGGAGCACGAGCGCCGTGCGGGTGATCCCGCAGTGCTGGTGGCCAGCTCCGAGAAGATCAAGAAAGAGTTGGGCTGGAAGCCGGAGTTTGCCGAGCTGGACAAGATTATCGCCAGCGCATGGGAGTGGCACCAGAAACGCTATGCGTGATCAGCGGTCTTTGCGCTAGGTCGCAGCAGTAGAACAGCGTTAATGAAAAAGGAGCTTTTCTGTGATCGAGAGTATGTTTGCCCTTCATCTGCCGATTCTGGAGAAGCTGCTGCGGCCTATGATCGTCTACCTCTTCCTGATCGGGTTTCTTCGCCTGTTCGGGAAGAGGGAGTTGGCTCAGTTGAATCCGTTCGATCTGGTGGTGTTGCTGAGCCTGTCGAACACGGTGCAGAACGCGATGATCGGAGATGACAACTCCGTGACCGGTGGCATCATCGGAGCGTTTGCGCTGTTGGCGATCAACTGGGCGCTGACGCTCTTCCTGTTCAGAAGTCCGAAGCTGGATCAAATCGTCGAAGGCTCTGCGACGGTGCTGATCCATCACGGCGTGGCAGACGAGGCGGCGATGAAGAAAGAGGCATTGACTCACCTCGAGCTAAAGTCCGTGATCCATAAGCAGGGGTTCGACGACTATTCCGAGGTGGAGAAGTGCGTCCTTGAGCCGAACGGCACGTTTTATGTGGAGGGTGTGACGCCCAGCTCTGACGAAGCTGAGCGGGCGGAGATTCTGGCGCTGGTGCGGACGCTTTCGACCGAGGTACGAGAGTTGAAGGTGTTGCTGGCGGCGAGAGGATAGGCCGTTGCCACTCGGTTTGCGAAGCAGCGTCCTGCGGGAATAGCATCGTTGCAAGGGGAATGGAGTCTCCCAAAACCGCCCGACAGGGCTGATGACTCCTGCCAGTTCAATACGCTCGTCACGGCGGGCATACTTACGAGGGCAGGATGTCGACCTATCTCTGGATCACATTAGGCAGTGCACTGGGTGGGGTAGCGCGTTATGCGCTGACGCGGCTAACTCTCGACAGCAGTTCGAGTTTTCCGTGGGGAACGATCCTCATCAACGTGATTGGCTGTTTCGTCATCGGCTTCTTCGGCACGTTGACCTTTCCCGGTAGCCGGTTCGAGGTTCCTGAGAACATCCGCTTGTTTGTGATGATCGGACTGTGCGGAGGTTTCACCACCTTCTCTTCCTTTAGCCTGCAGACCTTCGACCTGATAAGGACGGGAGAGTTGAGCCGGGCACTGGCCAACGTTGTGATGTCTGTTGTGCTTTGCCTGGGTTCGGTGGCGTTAGGACACATGGTCGCGCACCGTGGCAATGCGATCTTTGCTGTCGCCGCTAACCAGGAAGAAGAGTACACCGGCTGATCGACATGGCCGCTGTGTGGCAAGCTCATTTGACGTCGACCGAACGGTCTCCTTCGTAGTGCATGATGTGGTAATAGCCCTCCCATCCATTCCATAGAAGGGGTTGTGGCAGCGGAGTTGATGGATCTTCGAGGAACTTCGCGAAGGTCTCGACGATCTCGCGTGTTCTGGGAACGCCCGTCAGCCAGTCTCCGTGATACCAGTTCTTCCATTTGCCGTATTCTGCGTCAGATTCGGCGCGGTGAATGTTGTCCAGTGCGGCGAGGGCCTCTTCTGCTTCCTGATGGGCTTTGGCGGAATCTCCGCGTTCGGCATCCTGAATGGATTTGGAGATGAGAAACAGTGTTCGATTACTCTCGCGATTGATCGCGATCATGGCCAGCACCTCGGCTCGATAGAAGGGAAGCCGAGACGGCGCGACCAGTGGCTCGGCGGCGACTGCCTGCTTCCAGACGGCATCCCATCGTGGCTGCGCGTCACCGCACTGCTGAATCTCTTTTGCCGTGGTGCTGTTGAGCCACTCTTTTTCTGACGCGCGATCTGGCGCTCCGACGATCCTCGGCTGCTCCCACTTGGGCGCCTGGCTGGGGATGGAGTAGAGCGGCGAGTCGATCATGTAGGTCAGCATCATGCGCCGGGATTCGGTGTGGTAAAGCTGGTCGCCATACTCGTGGGGCGGCGTGCCGAAGTGTGCGGGAGCCTGGAAGTATGCCTCGTAGACCTTGGCGATGGCTGGAGCGGCCTTGGCTCCGAACTCCTCGGTTGCCCATTGGCGATAGAAGTCATCGGCGGTGTGATCGCTATTGGCGGGAAGGCCCTCCCATGCGATGTCCATCACTCGTTTTGTGGTCATGGAGACCGGGCGAATGTCGCTGGTGTTGAGTAAGAGGTAGGCCGTGGCTTTGGCCTTGATGTAGCGGCCCAGCTCGGAGTCGATGCGGCTTACCGGAACCATCTCCGTAAGCTGGTTGGAGCGGTCGTTCATCATGGCGACGTGATAGTAAGCGCCCTGACCGGCGGCGACGCTGCCGTTGTCCTGCATATAGCCATAGCCGGTGTCGGCCCAGACCAGCGTGACCTCAGGCGGAATGGTGAGGTCGCCCTGTTTGACCAGCTTTGCACCCTCCTGCCACAGGTCGGTGACAAACTTCGCATCGGGGTGAGCCGCACGCACGATGCGCATCTGGTCGTTGATGGCTTTGCCGATCAAAGCTCCAAGGGCCTTGTCGTTGCCGCGAACGCTGGGGTCCATCGAGTCGTAGCTCACGTCAGACAGGCCGCGCAGGCCGACCGACCAGAGAATCTCCTGATGCGCAGGGTAAGTTGCGACCGCATCTTTCCACGCACGCTCGAGAATCTCCGGATGCGTGGTGTAGTTGTAGGGCACATCCTTCGGCCAACGAGCTACGTTGAGCCCTAGAGGAATCGCATGATGCTGATTCATGATGAGTCCGCGCTTTGCCGCCAGAGCAATCTGCGGATCGTCAGGAAAGATCCACGTGCCGGGAACGACCATATTTCCTTTGAGGCGAAGAATGGTCTCGTAGACTTTGTTCCACACTGCGAGCGAGATGCCGGTCTTGTCCTTCTTCTCTCCTGGGGCCCATCCCGTCAGCAGATCTTCGTCGTTGAGAAAGAAGCCGCGATACTTGAAGACCGGAGCAGGGAAGGACTCGTTCAGCGATCCCGGAAGTTCAATATGTGTTCGTCGTGCCGGCTCGTGATCGGTCCAGTAATACATGGGATCGACACCGAGATACTCCTGCGAGAACTGGTAGATCGCATAGATGGTGCCGCGCATATCCGCACCGGCAAGCAGCACAACCGTTGTTGGAGTCTTCGCATTC is a window of Edaphobacter dinghuensis DNA encoding:
- a CDS encoding energy transducer TonB, with amino-acid sequence MVKPLRSDDPAPQSIQFKHFGILNDGTQSRGSLFSSIAINVVIAIIIIIIGAAVHNTIAPPEKKVVTLIEPLPLKPPPPPKIIQTPPMPKPPVVKPQPPKIKMPEVKEPEPKIPVVRMTHPAPVVVPAPPKRIQPPPAPKVVHLGRAQAAAVVNNSPHPSPVALGRPDNPIAPSNRPAVSSVNLGQRGIPGMPASNSGAGPVARAVTLGSGSPGSQDMNGRDNAARAVRGVRLGVAGSNGPMNSRSREAGTPVNLGRVAPPPAGPSSTPTYARSGSAPKVLYKPRPQYTAEAIKEHIEGTVSVRLRVSASGAVQVLGVTRDLGYGLGQSAVRAVEGTRFSPATDASGRPVDWEGVVNVAFQLAG
- the galE gene encoding UDP-glucose 4-epimerase GalE, translated to MKILVTGGAGYIGGTVTRLLLAKGHSVTVFDNLCHSKRSAVAEGAEFILGDLADRPLVEKTLSEGRFDGVMHFAALIEAGESMKKPEIYFRNNTASTLTLLESMLATGHDKLVFSSTAACYGEPESTPILEDAKLQPTNAYGESKLLVEHMLRWMNLIHGFRYASLRYFNVAGAIEGYGEAHEPESHLIPLILDVALGRRENIKIFGRDYPTKDGTCVRDYIHVRDLAEAHLLALQALSHESRLIYNIGNGQGFTVLEVIESVRRVTGKQITVEEHERRAGDPAVLVASSEKIKKELGWKPEFAELDKIIASAWEWHQKRYA
- a CDS encoding DUF421 domain-containing protein; the protein is MIESMFALHLPILEKLLRPMIVYLFLIGFLRLFGKRELAQLNPFDLVVLLSLSNTVQNAMIGDDNSVTGGIIGAFALLAINWALTLFLFRSPKLDQIVEGSATVLIHHGVADEAAMKKEALTHLELKSVIHKQGFDDYSEVEKCVLEPNGTFYVEGVTPSSDEAERAEILALVRTLSTEVRELKVLLAARG
- the crcB gene encoding fluoride efflux transporter CrcB, which translates into the protein MSTYLWITLGSALGGVARYALTRLTLDSSSSFPWGTILINVIGCFVIGFFGTLTFPGSRFEVPENIRLFVMIGLCGGFTTFSSFSLQTFDLIRTGELSRALANVVMSVVLCLGSVALGHMVAHRGNAIFAVAANQEEEYTG
- a CDS encoding glycosyl hydrolase 115 family protein; translated protein: MSDRNKRRRCAYGMVALFVAVAVAFGTSAAAQSSPSSKAGSIVIRPTVTILLDPNEPAPIQQATQDIVSDFEKVLGSKPKIVARQQDAGPVTIMIGEQSQLPEAMRPSELTAPESFSISVHKADWNAKTPTTVVLLAGADMRGTIYAIYQFSQEYLGVDPMYYWTDHEPARRTHIELPGSLNESFPAPVFKYRGFFLNDEDLLTGWAPGEKKDKTGISLAVWNKVYETILRLKGNMVVPGTWIFPDDPQIALAAKRGLIMNQHHAIPLGLNVARWPKDVPYNYTTHPEILERAWKDAVATYPAHQEILWSVGLRGLSDVSYDSMDPSVRGNDKALGALIGKAINDQMRIVRAAHPDAKFVTDLWQEGAKLVKQGDLTIPPEVTLVWADTGYGYMQDNGSVAAGQGAYYHVAMMNDRSNQLTEMVPVSRIDSELGRYIKAKATAYLLLNTSDIRPVSMTTKRVMDIAWEGLPANSDHTADDFYRQWATEEFGAKAAPAIAKVYEAYFQAPAHFGTPPHEYGDQLYHTESRRMMLTYMIDSPLYSIPSQAPKWEQPRIVGAPDRASEKEWLNSTTAKEIQQCGDAQPRWDAVWKQAVAAEPLVAPSRLPFYRAEVLAMIAINRESNRTLFLISKSIQDAERGDSAKAHQEAEEALAALDNIHRAESDAEYGKWKNWYHGDWLTGVPRTREIVETFAKFLEDPSTPLPQPLLWNGWEGYYHIMHYEGDRSVDVK